From Coffea arabica cultivar ET-39 chromosome 9c, Coffea Arabica ET-39 HiFi, whole genome shotgun sequence, one genomic window encodes:
- the LOC113707905 gene encoding uncharacterized protein — protein MMTTIRSSLIHTNPRTCFANTAIFLIPINTKQHLSYPRSTFSSPVSSTLKATESLPGQKVTKHPRKSKPMSSSELLVTKSRDEFPKVGSHLVLLGAVTVGVALIVMGFDDDHKALAFGPEGPLVEEFWENMRRYALYALTVSTGFAYTVFQPILELLRNPVSAILVLAIFGGSIYIVTQVLSAMVGVSDFSYDYSY, from the coding sequence ATGATGACGACAATCCGATCTTCTTTGATACACACAAATCCTCGAACTTGTTTTGCAAACACCGCAATATTCCTCATCCCTATCAATACCAAACAACACCTTAGTTACCCAAGAAGTACGTTTTCATCCCCTGTTTCCTCGACGCTTAAAGCCACAGAGAGCCTCCCTGGACAAAAAGTAACAAAGCATCCCAGAAAATCCAAACCGATGAGTTCTTCAGAGCTACTGGTAACAAAATCCCGGGATGAATTTCCCAAAGTCGGATCACATCTTGTGTTGCTGGGAGCTGTAACAGTAGGAGTTGCACTTATTGTGATGGGCTTTGATGACGATCACAAGGCATTGGCTTTTGGTCCAGAAGGACCGCTGGTGGAGGAATTCTGGGAGAACATGAGGAGATATGCACTTTATGCTCTGACAGTCAGCACTGGATTTGCTTATACTGTTTTTCAGCCAATATTGGAGTTACTAAGGAACCCTGTCTCTGCAATTCTTGTTCTTGCTATTTTTGGAGGTTCTATTTACATCGTAACCCAGGTGCTGTCAGCAATGGTTGGTGTCTCAGATTTCAGTTATGACTATAGCTACTGA
- the LOC113709034 gene encoding putative protein FAR1-RELATED SEQUENCE 10: MVSIPSKNIWMRRQQCPCGDWKCFLAYEGEAEDTIISPESAVKNVDFGSSEAMVAPYVGMVFKNDNDAFDYYGNFARKNGFSIRKERSRLSQQLGVYKRDFVCYRAGFAPARKKPTGEHQRDRKSARCGCDAKMYLSKEVVNGVSQWFVVQFSNVHNHELLEDDQVRLLPAYRKIHEADQERILLLSKAGFPIHRIVKVLELEKGIQGGQLPFLERDVRNFVQNRKKLVQETDALLNEKRENDTMDLLEACRVTKESDAYFVYDVTVDENDRVENIAWSYGDSIHAYNMFGDVVYFDTTYRSMTYGMLFGAWLGINNHGKIIFFGCALLQDETPRSFAWALQAFCRFVKGRYPQTIITDIDLGLRDAIRSELPNTRHIISIWNILPKVFSWFSLLLGPRYSELKSELEVLYHVESTEEFEYQWSQMVSRFGLNSDRHISLIFSLRLFWALSYIRGCFLAQMASISYSKSVDTFLKGIFSAQTCLRSFFEQVGILSNYKAQAAHEDLQYMQLRTCLPLEQHARNILTPFAFNALQQELILSMQYAASEMANGSYLVRHFKKMDGEYLVIWIPEDEQIHCSCKEFESSGILCRHALRVLVVKNYFELPDKYCLSRWRLGNSLVSYGEHGNQIGIDKWFQEFNCLTETLFSEASLAKERSDYVRKEITKELTRLINEVRDMPCN, from the exons ATGGTGTCAATACCATCTAAAAACATATGGATGAGGAGGCAGCAATGTCCTTGTGGGGAttggaaatgttttcttgcatacgAAGGAGAGGCTGAGGATACTATTATTTCGCCCGAAAGTGCAGTTAAAAATGTTGATTTCGGGTCCTCCGAAGCTATGGTTGCCCCTTATGTGGGAATGGTATTCAAGAACGACAATGACGCTTTCGATTATTATGGTAATTTTGCAAGAAAGAATGGATTTTCGATTAGAAAAGAACGCTCGAGATTGAGCCAACAACTTGGTGTTTACAAGAGAGACTTTGTTTGTTATCGTGCTGGGTTTGCACCTGCGAGAAAGAAACCCACTGGGGAGCATCAGAGGGATAGGAAGTCTGCCCGGTGCGGGTGTGATGCAAAGATGTACTTGTCAAAGGAAGTGGTAAATGGTGTTTCTCAATGGTTTGTTGTGCAATTCAGCAATGTGCACAATCATGAGCTCCTGGAAGATGATCAAGTGCGTCTCCTTCCAGCTTATCGTAAAATTCATGAGGCAGATCAGGAGCGCATTCTGTTGCTGTCAAAAGCTGGTTTTCCAATACATCGCATTGTCAAGGTGCTTGAACTGGAAAAGGGAATTCAAGGTGGACAACTGCCATTTCTAGAAAGGGATGTCagaaattttgttcaaaatcGCAAGAAACTCGTTCAAGAGACCGATGCTTTATTgaatgagaaaagagaaaatgacaCAATGGATCTTCTCGAGGCCTGCAGGGTGACTAAAGAGTCTGATGCATACTTCGTCTATGATGTCACTGTAGATGAAAATGACAGGGTGGAGAACATTGCTTGGTCATATGGAGACTCAATTCATGCCTACAACATGTTTGGTGATGTAGTTTATTTTGACACGACATATCGTTCGATGACTTATGGTATGCTTTTTGGAGCATGGCTAGGGATCAACAACCAtggaaaaattattttctttggtTGTGCTTTATTGCAGGATGAGACACCTCGTTCATTTGCTTGGGCTTTACAG GCTTTTTGTCGTTTTGTTAAAGGAAGATATCCACAGACAATTATCACTGATATTGACCTTGGACTGAGAGACGCTATAAGAAGTGAATTACCAAATACCAGGCACATTATTTCTATATGGAACATCCTACCAAAAGTGTTCAGTTGGTTCTCTCTTTTACTTGGACCAAGATATTCAGAACTCAAGTCTGAGCTTGAAGTATTATATCACGTTGAGAGCACAGAAGAGTTCGAGTATCAGTGGAGTCAAATGGTTTCTCGGTTTGGACTTAACTCAGATAGGCACATTTCTTTGATCTTTTCCCTCAGGCTGTTTTGGGCATTGTCTTACATAAGAGGTTGTTTTCTTGCACAAATGGCATCTATATCATACTCGAAGTCTGTAGACACATTTTTGAAAGGAATTTTCAGTGCTCAGACTTGTTTGCGTAGCTTCTTTGAGCAG GTAGGAATCTTATCAAATTACAAAGCTCAGGCAGCACATGAGGACTTGCAGTATATGCAACTTCGCACATGCTTACCTCTTGAACAGCACGCACGAAATATACTTACCCCATTTGCGTTTAATGCTTTACAGCAAGAATTGATCTTATCTATGCAATATGCTGCTTCTGAAATGGCTAATGGATCATATCTTGTACGTCATTTTAAAAAGATGGATGGGGAATACCTTGTTATATGGATTCCAGAAGATGAACAAATTCACTGTTCGTGCAAGGAATTTGAGTCTTCAGGAATCTTGTGTAGGCATGCTCTTCGAGTACTTGTGGTGAAAAACTATTTTGAGCTTCCTGACAAGTACTGTTTGAGTCGATGGCGACTAGGAAACTCATTAGTTTCTTATGGTGAGCATGGTAATCAAATTGGAATTGATAAATGGTTTCAGGAATTCAATTGTCTTACAGAAACATTATTTTCTGAAGCATCACTAGCAAAAGAGCGTTCTGATTATGTGCGTAAGGAAATTACAAAAGAACTCACAAGACTCATTAATGAAGTAAGAGATATGCCATGtaattga
- the LOC113708995 gene encoding two-pore potassium channel 1-like, with translation MEDGCSEDPLLPRSLDSLHNEKNTMKRRRPSSSNHALPKDILLHEQNDYGILDQHPESLSQNKLNYKQVVIFLVAYISMGVLCFSVVRNQITGKKTNEILDAIYFCVVTMTTVGYGDLVPNSNLSKLLACILVFAGMTLVGLVLSKAADSILEKQEILLVKATHLQEKLGKSEILKQVEAYKTEYKFVVALSLLLLLIILGTIFLYEVEDLSLFDALYCVCATITTLGYGDKSFSTRAGRLFASFWILISTLCLAQVFYCLAELYTERRRRSLVKWVLTRKLTITDLEAADLDQDSTVSASEFILYKLKEMGKISEEDIAPVMQQFKNLDIDQSGTLTKSDLLLTTSSDIQS, from the exons ATGGAGGATGGTTGCTCTGAAGATCCACTCCTTCCAAGGTCTCTGGATTCTCTGCACAATGAAAAGAACACTATGAAGAGAAGGCGGCCAAGCAGCTCTAACCATGCACTTCCAAAGGACATCCTTCTTCATGAGCAGAATGATTACGGAATATTGGATCAGCACCCTGAATCTCTTTCTCAAAATAAACTTAATTACAAACAAGTAGTCATTTTTTTGGTGGCCTATATCAGTATGGGAGTTCTCTGCTTTTCTGTCGTCAGGAATCAGATAACCGGTAAGAAAACGAATGAGATTCTCGACGCAATCTACTTCTGTGTTGTCACAATGACTACCGTTGGATATGGAGACCTTGTTCCTAACAGCAATTTGTCTAAGCTCCTCGCTTGCATACTTGTGTTTGCTGGCATGACACTGGTTGGCCTTGTTTTAAGTAAAGCTGCGGACTCGATCTTGGAAAAACAGGAAATCCTTTTGGTTAAAGCGACACACTTGCAGGAGAAACTTGGCAAGTCTGAAATCCTCAAACAAGTTGAAGCCTACAAAACTGAATACAAGTTTGTTGTTGCTCTGAGCCTTCTTCTTCTGCTTATAATTCTTGGCACCATCTTCTTGTATGAAGTCGAGGATTTGAGTTTGTTCGATGCCTTATACTGCGTTTGTGCCACTATTACTACTTTGGGATATGGAGACAAGAGCTTTTCAACAAGAGCTGGGCGACTCTTTGCTTCTTTTTGGATATTGATAAGCACCCTTTGCTTGGCACAGGTCTTTTACTGCCTTGCAGAATTGTATACTGAGCGTAGGCGAAGATCATTAGTAAAGTGGGTTCTAACAAGGAAGCTAACGATCACAGATCTCGAGGCTGCAGATCTTGATCAAGATAGCACAGTCAG TGCATCAGAATTTATACTGTACAAACTTAAAGAGATGGGGAAAATAAGCGAGGAAGATATTGCGCCGGTGATGCAGCAGTTTAAAAACTTAGACATCGATCAATCAGGAACATTGACAAAATCTGACCTCCTCCTGACAACTTCGTCTGACATCCAAAGCTGA